The nucleotide window TGTTTCTACGCCAAACCATGGTCTTCCTGCTGCGCCAGGTTTAAGTGTATGAGCACCTGGGAAGTGGGTGATCATAAATCCGCCAGTCTCAGTTTGCCACCAGGTATCTACGATCGGGCAATTACCATGACCGACTTTTTCATAATACCACATCCAGGCTTCGGGATTAATTGGCTCACCAACTGTTCCCAGAATTCTTAAAGAACTCAGGTCATATTTTTCGACCCACTCATCACCCAGTCTCATCAAAGCTCTGATAGCTGTGGGAGCTGTGTAGAATACAGTGATGCCGAATTTATCAACGATTTGCCAAAAACGTCCTGCATCAGGATAAGTTGGAACGCCTTCAAACATAACAGAAGTAGCTCCGTTTGCCAGCGGTCCGTAAACAATATAACTGTGTCCGGTTACCCAACCAATATCAGCTGTGCACCAATAAACATCATCTTCGTGAATATTGAAAATATGTTTGTGAGTAAGGGTTGTATGCATCAAATAACCACCCGTTGTATGAACAACACCTTTTGGTTTTCCTGTGGAACCTGATGTATAAAGAATGAATAATTCATCTTCAGATTTCATGGGAACTGCTTCGCAGACTGCGTCTGCTTTTGCCATTTCATCATGATACCAGAAATCTCTTCCGTCTTCCATATGACATGGTTCTTCATTAACTTTAGTTACGATAACGCTTTCGATAGTAGGAGTTTCTTTGAGAGCTTCATCTGCAATGTCTTTCAATCTGATATGCTTTCCAGCACGATTGGAAACGTTGGAAGTGATAAGCATTTTGCAATCGGAATCGTTTACACGGCCTTTGATAGCATCAGAGCTGAATCCACCAAAGATGATAGAGTGGATAGCACCGATACGAGTACAAGCCAGCATCACAATAGCCAATTCTGGAACCATCGGCATATAAATAGCAACTCTATCGCCTTTTTCAATTCCTTTAGATTTCAGCACATTGGCAAATTTACAAACTTCAGTATGTAGTTCTTTGTAGGTGTATTTTTTTACTGCATCTTCTTCTTCACCTTGCCACAGGATAGCTGTTTTATTTTCGATTGGAGTTCCCAAATGTCTGTCTAAACAGTTGTAAGAAACGTTCAATTCACCATCTTTGAACCAGGTATGCTCAATTATTCTGTTTTGAGTATCCCATTTGTATTCTAAACTTTTTGTAGGTTTTTTGAACCAGTGAAGAGTTTCTGCCTGCTCCAGCCAGAAGCCATCAGGATCCTTAATTGATCTTTCCCACATTTCTTTGTATTGTTCATCTGAAGAAATCCAGGCGTTTTTCTGTAATTCCGCTGGTGGTGGGAATTTTCTACCTTCATGTGATAACGAAGTTATCGCTTTTTTTTCTGCCATCTTGTTATATCCTCCTTTATTTTTAAAAAATTTTCATAAATTCGGACTCAAATTCTTGAGCTTGCTTCACAGAGTCAAGAACTTTCTCTTTAACTTTTTGAATGTATTTAACCTTATTAGTTATAAAACCTTATGCTTCGGGTAGCTAATGAATAACTTATGATTGAACATATTTCATTTTCATCACAGATTAATCTGAAATTATTAGATTTCAGCACAATTTTTGAGTTTATAAATCAATCCAAATCCAACCAAACATTTTCCAATCTATTATAACTGGAAATTTTCCCATCTTTAAGATCGTATAACCAACAATGAATTTCAAGATTGCCATTTTCTACGATTTCTTTTACGTAATCGAAACTCAGTAGATTCTTTTTCTGCTGAAGTACATTTTCTTTGATCGTATCAAGGATCAGGTCTTCACCATTTTTATTTTTTGCTACTTTTTTTGCAGGTTCGGCAAATTGCAGCCAATCGTGAATGTGATTTCCTTCTTCCACTCCCTGTACACAAGCTGTAATTCCGCCACAGTTTGTATGACCACAAACTATTATGTGTTCAACTTTTAAATGTTGAACTGCATATTCCAAAACTGATCCTGTGCAACTGATATCAGCATCTTTCGGTGGGATTATATTTGCGATATTCCTCATCACAAATAGTTCACCTGCTTTGGCATTGACCACAAATTCCGGAACAACACGAGAATCTGAACAACCGATCCATAATACTTTGGGATGTTGACCATTTTCTACAAGGTCCAGATAAAATTCCTTTTCTTCACTAAATTTCTGAGAAAACGTTTTATTTCCTGCTCGTATTTTTTCTAAGCTCATTTCTTCTCCCGATAATAATTCTTTTGATTCCAGATTTTTGTTTTCATCTGGATGTCAAACATTTTTAAGTAAATATACATCTGTTGTAAGCAAATAACCATTACGATTTCGATTATTACACTTGACATTCAATAGCACTCAAAAAAAAATCTAATTATAAAAAAAATTGGTGAGGAATATATGAGCAAGAAATCATTTACAGTAAATCTAAATGAAGAGTTAATTGCCAAGATCAAGAAACTGGCAAAAATGAACGAGCTGAAAACTTCGGAATTAGTCAGCTGGGTATTATCGAATTTTGTAAACAATTTCGACATCCTAAAAGAGAAAACAAAAACCGAACAAACAGCAGAATCTGATGATGAAGAATATGTGAAATATTACAAATCACTTCGTAAATTTCTTTCCACCGGAGATATTCCAAAAGATGCTAAAGAATTTTTGGTAGGATAATAATTTCCGATTAACAGTAAGCAATTAGCTTAATCCTTTCCATTTTTTTTTAAGCTATACTTATAAGCCTAATTGGAAGTAAAAAACGAAGAGTAATATTTTTTTTTTACTACTCATGTTTTTATTTTAAATAAGGATACCGTTTAAATAAAAAAAACTTCGAGCAATCACCTCGAAGTTTTTTTTTATATTATTTTGTAATAACTTAACTTTTATTTACTTCAAAATCCCTTTCGAAATCACAATTCTTTGAACCTGGTTTGTTCCTTCATAGATCTGGCAGAGTTTTACATCTCTCATTATTTTTTCTACAGGATAATCTTTAGAATAACCATCACCAGCCATAACCTGTACAGCATTTGTAGATACTTTCATCGCCACATCGGATGCATACATTTTGGACATTGCGGATAAAATCGAAAGATCTTTTTGACCGTTATCATAAGCCCAGGCAGCTCTCCATGTCAGCATTCTGGCAGCTTCAATTTCGGTAGCCATATCAGCCAGCATAAATCCAACAGCCTGGTTTGCTGCGATCGGCTTGCCAAACTGGATGCGATCTTTGGCCCATTCTCGTGAAATCTCATAAGCTTCTCTG belongs to Candidatus Cloacimonadota bacterium and includes:
- the acs gene encoding acetate--CoA ligase, with the translated sequence MAEKKAITSLSHEGRKFPPPAELQKNAWISSDEQYKEMWERSIKDPDGFWLEQAETLHWFKKPTKSLEYKWDTQNRIIEHTWFKDGELNVSYNCLDRHLGTPIENKTAILWQGEEEDAVKKYTYKELHTEVCKFANVLKSKGIEKGDRVAIYMPMVPELAIVMLACTRIGAIHSIIFGGFSSDAIKGRVNDSDCKMLITSNVSNRAGKHIRLKDIADEALKETPTIESVIVTKVNEEPCHMEDGRDFWYHDEMAKADAVCEAVPMKSEDELFILYTSGSTGKPKGVVHTTGGYLMHTTLTHKHIFNIHEDDVYWCTADIGWVTGHSYIVYGPLANGATSVMFEGVPTYPDAGRFWQIVDKFGITVFYTAPTAIRALMRLGDEWVEKYDLSSLRILGTVGEPINPEAWMWYYEKVGHGNCPIVDTWWQTETGGFMITHFPGAHTLKPGAAGRPWFGVETAVLRDDSSECDRNEGGKLCIRKPWPGMMRTMWGDHDRFIDTYFTMYDDIYFAGDGCRVDNEGDHWLMGRIDDVVNVSGHRIGTAEVESALVSHEAVAEAAVTPIPHEIKGQGLYAYVTLIGGIEETDELKKELIMHVRKEIGPIAAPEAIQWAPALPKTRSGKIMRRILRKIAENDTGNLGDITTLADPSVVEHLIEERKLIK